The Glycine soja cultivar W05 chromosome 19, ASM419377v2, whole genome shotgun sequence genomic sequence AATTCTGACACGGGAAAAAGATTGGCCTTGCCTTTTCTTCATTGTCAAACTTCCTACCActttgaatcaattttaaattttatatcatcTATATCATTCCAACattcttctcttattttttactcTAAAGTACATATCAACTACCTATCAACTACCATGGTGGCGGGTCTTCATGCATTATTTTCCTTCAATGTATTAAGTTTCCATAAGCTACAAATTACAGGGAAGACATGATAAAGTTAGCACCACTCGTTTGAGGTTGGTTTTGGTTCCTAAGCATGTCATTCAACTCTTTTGCAAACCTCTCCATTGCTTCATCAGGCAACCCAATCGCAAATATTATACCTTCTTCTCCTTTTGCATTCTTACCCGGGGTGAAATAGGAAACTCCTGGAAAAGCCCCTGCCCCACATTTTGCCGGTCCACCAAACACAGCATCACCCCACCCAAAATCTACATTCCTAAACTTGGCACGTGACAAATCCGACACAATATAAGACCGTACAGTGTTAAATAAGCATCGTCCCTTGATCACCAATAGATCTGCCACAGAATGCATATACTCCTCCGTCACCTCACGTTTCACTTTGTTGATTAACTCCACCGCATACCCAAATGGATTTCCACAAAGCTTCCCTGCAGTGGTGATTGCTGCAGGGTATGCAAAAACGTTGCCGTAGTAACCAACAGGTAATGGAGGATTGAACCTGGCACGTGCATTGACTATGCACATCATGCGAACATCCTCATCTGCCTCTATTTGCAATGCTTTTGTGCGACAGCGCCACAAGCATGCTGTGATGATATCAAATGTGGTGCAGTATTTAAGGTTATGGGGAATCAAGCGGCGAAGGGCTGCTATCTCGACAGGTCCTAGGAAGAATGATCGATGAACCATGTTGTTGTCGTTGTCGTACGAGGAAGTGATGGTCCCTTCCTTGGTGTCTGGGACATGCTCGTATTCGCGATGGTTGCATGTAATGCGAGGTGGATCTCTTGCCATTAGGAGCTCCCTACGCCACACAGGTACAATGGAAGGACTTTTAACACCTCGAGCCATTTCAGCCCAAGTGTTCATGAATTGTGACAAACCAGCTCCATCGCTCATGGTGTGGTTCATGCGAGTGGCCAGGATGAAACCACCACACCTGAGTCGTGTCACCTGCATTTAATTTCCAAGGTCAACTGGTCAAGATATGTACAGATTCTACTTTTCTATAGTTTAACTAACAGGGAAAAGAAAACTCGACAAAATATGTTATACGATGGAAAatatatagagaaaaatatataaattataaagatttaagtatatttttatttcttgttccatttgtttttaattataataatttttcaactcatattttttaagaaaaataattaatttattgttaattaattgtattatcatttcaaaattattattttttatttttcattaatatttgaaaagaaaataaataaataaaagtatatagaaaaaaaataattaatacatctaaaaattaaaaaatcttataaaaaacaacaaacaaattttaaaaaatgttcttATAATTGACGGAGGGAGTATTATATTCATGATGCGTTAGTAAAACctataaattttatgcaaaGATATCAtcccaaaaattaataaagtttaatatgtgaaaatgattttttttttcatgttaaaaTTCAAGATTCCCTTCCCGTGTAAAGATATGTACGTCTTTGGAGTTCTCGTGTGAAGTCGCTACTTATTAATTTTGGAGTTCTCTAAATTacctcaaataaaaataaaaataaaaacaggatTAAACAATCTGATAAAtgattagaaaataattatactaacattttttttttcaagggtATTATATATGAGGTATTTAATCCTATTTTTATTTGAGGTAAACTAAACAACGCATCAATTTTCATAAGAAAAATAGTATAGAAACAGAATTTACAAGATCGTATAAAATTCCAACAATAGATTCACTCTTACGTATGcaaaagaagatgaaaaaatgtgtattgaACCTGTACGAGTAGAAGGGGAGTGTTAGTAATTCCAAAAATAGATTCACTCTTACTTATGCAATTTGCCTATGTCGTTTTTAGAATTTTCATGTGGCTTTtgaacgtttttttttttctttgtacaaAGAAGtggataaattaataaattataaacaatgTGTATTGGACCTGTATGAGTAGAAGGGGAGTGTTAGTAATTTCTTCAGTCTCTGGAACATTATATAGAAGTTCTTGGAAGCATGGGAATGGAGGTTggagagcttcaccaccaaacTGATAAAGTGTTACGTCTGCATCAGCCTCAATGAACATGACGCCCTCCCCAGTACAATCCACCATTAATTTGCGGTCAGGGCCCTCCCTAAGCCTACCGGCAAATGGGTAATAGAAAACAAGTGTTTTTGCCAGTGCCTGCCGAATGACTTCAACAGGGTCTTTCCCTGCCATTGATGGTTGGTTATGATAAATCTGAATAATTGGAACCTGGAAACGAAAGCCGTCTTGATCATCTATGTCGGATAGTGGTTTAAGTTGGTGAGGAGTGGGTGTAGCAGGAGCCACCAGCTCAGGTTGGCACCTTCGCACTGTGAACATTAGAGAGGGAGAAGATGAGGCCATGTTATCTGGGACAGCTAGAGAATGAGATCGCTGATTAATAAAAAACGAAAGCAAAAGAGATATGAAGTGAGTTACTGGAAGCAAGGGCTGCTTGCCTTTATAAAGGAAATTGAAAGCCCGTACGTTTTCATAATGACACTTCCGTTAGAAGTTCCAATATGTTTcacatttgtttgttttttgtttttttccttattGTTGCAGTTGTAGGGTCGATTAAAAACGATCATTTACGTAACCAAATTAAACCGATGGGAAGTTTGCCAATTGGCACCGCTGTGGTTGTTCTTAGAGTGAAGATGATATTTGGATACACATTATGAACACCTTTTATTTCTCTGTATAAACATCCCTCCTCTTATAAGTAACGTGAATCATATTGTTAATATTCCTAATACTATTCTTCACATTTCTCTCGTGGTTCTCGTTTACTAGACTCGTTGTGTAGTAAATAGTAATGTATTTCGTTTGGGTCACTCAGTTAAACGGAGTATAttgcaataataaaaaattgaaaacacttGCAATTTCAGAATATAATCCTGCTGATGACACTTACATCTTTTCTTGATAGTCAGCAATATgcgtcactttttttttttttaaaaggatagtacctaaaagattattgattaaaaaaaatttaaaaagtttttttattaagaaacaaaaaattatattatttataattttcttacgttttttataatttacataataaatatttttttaattctttaactaatatttaaaaaagcaataatttttttaattgttggatAACATTCGTGAATTTTATAATCCCAACAATGTTGGGTTCATTACCCAAAATTAAAGGCAATAATCTATATAaaccttaaaatatttatttatgaacacCCAATAACATTTAAACGATGACACCTACATTTTTGTTTGCTAGAAGTGAAATAGGTAGGAAACTGGTAGGTGagaataaaattagaagaattGAATATGTATGTTTAGTTTATTTCCAAAAATGCACGTTATCTTCATAGTTATTAGCAAAGAGATATGCACCACTCCATTGTTAGGTAAGTGTACAGCGTTCTCGTATTTAAGGGAATCAGTGACTAATTGgtaatattattaattcttgtattaattatttaaaattcatatttatgataattttagtgggttaaaatgaaataatttatcaaaaggtTATTTGTAATATGTTGAAAAGTACCTACCAAATTAAAAGCAATTGTTGTTATATATCTGACTATAATTTgtagtatatataattaatgttagAAACAACAAGAGAGGACAGAAAATTGTTTAAG encodes the following:
- the LOC114400073 gene encoding benzyl alcohol O-benzoyltransferase-like — translated: MASSSPSLMFTVRRCQPELVAPATPTPHQLKPLSDIDDQDGFRFQVPIIQIYHNQPSMAGKDPVEVIRQALAKTLVFYYPFAGRLREGPDRKLMVDCTGEGVMFIEADADVTLYQFGGEALQPPFPCFQELLYNVPETEEITNTPLLLIQVTRLRCGGFILATRMNHTMSDGAGLSQFMNTWAEMARGVKSPSIVPVWRRELLMARDPPRITCNHREYEHVPDTKEGTITSSYDNDNNMVHRSFFLGPVEIAALRRLIPHNLKYCTTFDIITACLWRCRTKALQIEADEDVRMMCIVNARARFNPPLPVGYYGNVFAYPAAITTAGKLCGNPFGYAVELINKVKREVTEEYMHSVADLLVIKGRCLFNTVRSYIVSDLSRAKFRNVDFGWGDAVFGGPAKCGAGAFPGVSYFTPGKNAKGEEGIIFAIGLPDEAMERFAKELNDMLRNQNQPQTSGANFIMSSL